The following DNA comes from Pongo pygmaeus isolate AG05252 chromosome 9, NHGRI_mPonPyg2-v2.0_pri, whole genome shotgun sequence.
CAAGTCACTTGTCCCTGGGCGGGCCAGAGGGGGACGCTCCCAGTAGCACTGGCCGCACCGGGCCGACAGCCGCGCCACGTAGCCGAGAACTCGCGGCTTTTCCAGCGGGTTCTCACAGCTTCCCCGCCCTCCACGCGGTCTACCTCCACGTCTAGACTCCGATTGGCCCGCTGCACCTGAGGGGCGGGCCAGTCAAGAGCTCCAATGCGCAGGCGCGAGCTTTTTCCGCGCTGGCCAGCAGGCTCCACCCACCCCGTTCTTTTTCCATTTCAGCGCCACTGGATACCGAACTGTCGTACGTATGTCCTCTGTTTCGTCCTCGCTTTTCGGCTGCTGTTTCTCCACGGCTCTCCTCtttccccctcccttctctcccggGCGGCTTACTTTGCGGCAGCGCCGAGAACCCCACCCCCTTTCTTTGCGGAATCACCATGGCGGCTGGGGTAAGTTTGCCGGCTCTGGTGGTTCGGGTCATCCTATCCACCGCCATCCTTTGCCCGAGTGGGGCCGGTCGGCGCCAGAGGAGTTCTGAGGCTGAGTGGGGAACTGATTCGGGGTCTACAGACTGTACTGCTGGAGAGTAGGGTTCCTCGGGCCTGGAGGGGAACTGAGGCTGGGGCTCTCGGAGGCCAGAGGTGGAAGGGTctggggaagaggagaaaagagatgCCGGGTCTGGGTCGTCCGAAGCCTGAAAAAGGGGTTCGGCTCTATTGCCGCTTTGAGGCGTGGTATCTGGGCAGGTTGACGAACTTCTGTGACCGTTTTGTGGAGTAACACTGGGGACAGGTTGAAGAGGAGGGTCTTTGTAGGCAGGTCCGGCTGGCACGGTTAAAGGTCGTCTCTCAGGGAGGTTTGGCAGCGAGAGGATTCTCCGGACAGTGAAGTCAGACCAACTGGACTCCGCTGGCCCGCTTAATAGAGAAGGCAACGCCGGGGAACTCGTTGCGGGACAGGACCGGAGGGATGGTATGCGGGACACGGAAAGAAAGCCTTTTGAGGGAGAGGAGTTGATTTAAGAAGATGGCATGCCATCCCCTATCTCTGGCTATTCTGAGGGGAACTAGAAATCTCTCGATCGTTGTGCGAGCCTTAGAGACAGGACGATGCTTTTGAAGCGGTGAGCAGCTGAGCGGTAGAGTAGGCAGGCGCTCGGAACCATCAATGAATGAAACGAGGGCTCCGGGAAGGGAGGGGAGTATGTTTGTAGGCAGATGGAGTCTGATGGAGCTAGAAGTTCTGGATTTCTTGGAGATAGATTTGAGGGGAAGAGAATACTTCTGGAGGTGTCCTTAGGGAAGGTCAAATCTGTCAACAAGCTTTATTTAGCAGTTGGTGTGTAGTTCTGTTCTTGGTATTTCGGAGGATTCTGATTACATATGACAAGTACTAAAGGACTTGGTTCACCAGAGGAAGTAAAAGGGTGAGTTGAACACATTGGGATTATTCAAGAAAGTCATCCTGGGGAGTGGCATTAAGGACTGGGACCCTTCTACTCATTAATTttgtccctctctttctcccataGACCCTGTACACGTATCCTGAAAACTGGAGGGCCTTCAAGGCTCTCATCGCTGCTCAGTACAGCGGGGCTCAGGTCCGCGTGCTCTCCGCACCACCCCACTTCCATTTTGGCCAAACCAATCGCACCCCTGAATTTCTCCGCAAATTTCCTGCCGGCAAGGTGAGTTGGGAGATGGGGAGCATCCTTCGGTTCTGAGAAACCAAGGCCTTGGGATTCTGTCACTCTGGAGATGGCCCCCATCTCTAAAAGGGAGCTTCCCATgttattttcttcaatatttcggtgattttattttgagataagtatAGATTCACATCtagttgtgaaaaaaaaaatacagttattcTGTGACTGTATAAAATTCACGAGTTTACTTTGTGGGAAAGAGAATGAGTTTTGACTAAGCATTTTCAGTGCAAATATATCAGGTATCTGTTATGAGCAGGATTCTTACCCCAAGGGGTTTATAGAGATAGGTGAAGAAACATGCTAAGAATGGAGGAGATGAAGTGCTGTGTGGGTCTGGGTCACACACTAATACTTTAACTGATACAGACATTGATACAGGACTGGCTTTTGGCCTTCTGCTTGTTTGATCCAGAGATTTCATACAAATATCCTGTAATATTCAAATCTGTTGGGCTTCCTAGTTAACATTGTGAATTCAGATTGCAAAGGAGGCCAAGTTCTTGAAGTATTTATTTATGGTTCTTGAGTATCAGATAGTATCGAGAGTTTGGATAGTGAGGATTGTCAGCCTTATATAAGTATTTTCAAAGCAGTTCGGCTCCTGATACTGGTTAGGGAGAAATTTTGTGTGTTTTACCTTATCTTTTCACTGCTTTGTCCCCAGGTCCCAGCATTTGAGGGTGATGATGGATTCTGTGTGTTTGAGAGCAACGCCATTGCCTACTATGGTAATTTGCAGGGATATATGGGAATGGGAGAATTTGGAGGTGAGGGTGTAGGAGAGGATGAGTGTGAGCGGGGGTGGATATGAAGGAATTCTCCAGGACCTGGACTGGTGTTGGCATTCCCCCAGAGTTCTGACCTTTGTGTTCTGCCTCTGCAGTGAGCAATGAGGAGCTGCGGGGAAGTACTCCAGAGGCAGCAGCCCAGGTGGTGCAGTGGGTGAGCTTTGCTGATTCTGATATAGTGCCCCCAGCCAGTACCTGGGTGTTCCCCACCTTGGGCATCATGCACCACAACAAACAGGTGAGCCTTGGAACTTTGAGAGAAGCCAGGGGCAGGGGTGGCATCAGCTCCTGGGTATTGGgagtaagaaataaaataggTTGAAAAAAAGATGCCAAGGATATGTAGGCAATGAGAAGACGTAATCTCTAGGGTACGAGTTTGAAGCAGTGGGCAGTTGTTGGAGGAAGTGTCTGTCATGAGTGATCAGAAGAGGGATTACTGCTGTGAAGAGATTATACCAAATGGTAAGGGGGTGGCTGGACCAGAGGACCTCTGAAGTTCTTTTGTTTGTAATACATTTAGAATGATCCTAGGATCTGCCTCCATTGAAAGAGGGTGAGGGTGAGCTCAGACTTCTTGGTGAAATAGCCCTCTTAGTTCTATTAATGGGGGGGTGAGGGAAAGGGATTGGTACTCACTGATGAGTTTTATCATGTTGAATCACTAGGCCACTGAGAATGCAAAGGAGGAAGTGAGGCGAATTCTGGGGCTGCTGGATGCTTACTTGAAGACGAGGACTTTTCTGGTGGGCGAACGAGTGACATTGGCTGACATCACAGTTGTCTGCACCCTGTTGTGGCTCTACAAGCAGGTGAAGTTTATGGAAAATCCATTTGGCAGTGGGTAGATGGGGATTAGAAACAAAGTGACAAGGTATCTAGGTTACCGTGTATTCTGCTGAGGACTTGGAAAACAGctagagctgggtgcagtggctcatgcctgtaatccaagcacacTGGggggccgaggtaggcagatcacctgaggtcaggagtttgagaccagcctggccaacatggtaaaaccccgtctctactaaaaatacaaaaaattcgccaggtgtggtggcgcgcacctatagccccagctacttgggaggctgaggcacaagaatcacttgaatctgggaggtggaggttgcagtgagcagagatcgccccactgcactccagcctgggtgagagtgagacttcgtgtcaaaacaaacaaaaaacagccaggaATCCCAGGACTGAGTGCCATCACTTGCTTTCCATTCTCTTAAGAAGCTGGGTAATGTCTTGCCTTTAGTTTCTATTTGGCAGCTAAGATGTTTAGTTTGTTGCCATATTTCCTGGGAAGATTGGTTATTCTTAGTTGTGAAGACAGAGGTCATGATGGTAGCTTCAGCATTAAGATCTTTTTGGAGGCAGGCCTGGCACTGTgtctaacacctataatcccagcactttgggaggcctaggcaggtggatcacttgcggtcagggggttgagaccatcctggccagcatggcgaaaccccgtctctattaaaaatacgaaaattagccgggcgtggtggtaggcacctgtaatcccagctatttgggaggctgaggcaggagaatggcttgaacccaggaggtggaggtagcagtgagccaagatccagctactgtgctccagcctgggggacaagagcgagactccatctcaaaaaaaaaaaaagctctttaaGCTCTTTTGGAGACAGATACAGGTTCAAGCCTTGGCTTTATTGTTTACCAATGTAGGTAAGGGGTTATATGCGGGTGAATTCCTTTAGTCCTGTTTTTTACTCTTTGCAGTCTATAAAATCAGGGCAGTAATAATCACCGTCAAGGTTATTGGGTCAAAAAAGAATGACAAGTCACTGGTTTCCAAATAAAAGCTCTTGGACTCATGCTGGTCCAGAATAGTAATGTGATCAGAGCAAAGGAAAAAACACTTACTGCATGCCAGATCCTGTGCCAGGGGCCTCATGGGGATCATCTTAGTGAATCTAGTAAGTTGTAGAgtagaatttgaacccaagtaCTGTGGAACCAGCACTCTGACTGCTGTGTTCTGTTTCCAtgacaagattttttttcctcttctggtCTTTGCAAACTAAAAAATGACAGTTCTACCTGAAGCtgttcattcttatttttctttgaccACGGCTAATACTCCAGACACTAAGTTTAATTTGAAGGACTGtccattatttatgtatttatttatttatttttttgacggagtcttgctctgtcacccaggcttgagtgcagtggcatgatcttggctcattgcaacctccacctcccaggttcaagcgattctcctgcctcagcctcccaagtagctgggattacaggcatgcgccaccaaacccggctaattttgtatttttagcagagacggggttttgccatgttggtcaggctggtcttgatctcctgaggacctcaggacctcctgaagACCTCAGGCCCCTCGgccttccaagtgctgggattgcaggcatgagccaccacgcccagccaggactgTCCATTATTCTAAATGcgtttgaatattttctttgaatgttCTTTACTTTCTGAagtttgatgtgtgtgtgtgtgtgtgtgtgtgtgtgtgtgtgtgtgtgtgtgtgtgtgtgtgtgtgtgtgtgtgtgtgtgtgtgtgtgtgtgtagtatggCCAATGTAGATAGTAAATACCTATagtgtttagattttatttggcAAAATAAGTCCTCGATAGCCCTCTGTGggtctcaatcttttttttttttttttttgagacgaagtctcacgcttgtcccccaggccggagtgtgatggcgcgatcttggcccactgcaacctctgcctcccgggttcaagcgattctcttgcctcagcctcctgagtagctgggattacgggcatgtgcaaccatgcctggctgatttttgtatttttagtagagacggagtttcaccgtgtttgccaggctggtctcgaactcctgacctcaggtgatccgcccgcctcggcctcccaaagtgctgggattataggcgtgagccaccgctcctggctgacatgtgaaatttaaaagatTGGAAACAGTAGATCTGAAATAGTTTTGTAAAAGAGCAAGACAATTATTACTCCTACTCCTAAATGGAGGATGGACCCAAGCATCCATCCATTAAACTGGACTGCActgaaaaaaaagattagaaaaagaaatggaggccaggtgtggtggctcacaccagtaatcccagcactttaggaggccagggcaggaggattgcttaagcatgtgagttcaagataagcctgggcaacatagtgagaccccatctctattaaaatttttttttttctttttcgagacggagtctcactctgtcacccaagctggagtgcagtggtgtgatctcggttcactgcaacctccacctcctgggtttaagtgagtctcctgcctcagcctctggagtagctgggactacaggcgcgtgccaccacgcccggctattttttttttttttttttttgagacagagtctcactctgtcacccaagctggaatgcagtgctgcgatctccggtcactgcaagctccgcctcccaggttcacgccattctcctgccttagcctcccgagtagctgggactacagctgcccgccaccacgcccagctaatttttttatttttagtagagacgggggtttcaccgtgttagccaggatggtttgatctcctgaccttgtgatccgcccgcctcggcctcccaaagtgctgggattactgtaaTCTCACTTGAGGtagagttcgagaacagcctggccaacagggtgaaaccccatctctactaaaagtacaaaaattagctgggcgtggtggcaggcagctgtagtcccagctactcagaaggctaaggcacgggaggctgaggcacgagaatcacttgaaaggcggcggaggctgcagtgagctgagatcacaccattgcaccccagcctgggcaacagagcgagactctgtctcaaaaaaaaaataaaaaataaaaaaaaatgaagaaatgggaAGTAATCCAGGGAAGGATGATGTTGTATGAAGCTGTTGTCTATAGGGTTTGAAGAGAAGGTGAGCACTGGGACTTAGGCAGAGCAAGGGCTCTTGCTGTGAACAGAACTCTTCAGGGCCTTTCCACTGACTTTGTTTCCACCCTTATGTCCTGGCAGGTTCTAGAGCCTTCTTTCCGCCAGGCCTTTCCCAATACCAACCGCTGGTTCCTCACCTGCATTAACCAGCCCCAGTTCCGGGCTGTCTTGGGGGAAGTGAAACTGTGTGAGAAGATGGCCCAGTTTGATGGTGAGTCTGAGGAGATCGGGAGGCATATGGCCAGGATCAGGGTCTGGTTTGCTCTGCATCAACCCCTTGATTTCCTGTCTTGCTTTTGGGTTATGGGGACCTGCAGAATGTAGGGTGTCAATGTGGTAGCTAATATTATGTGCAATTTGTTTCGTATACACTCATACCCTGACTAATTTGTATTACTATATAGAGTTGCGATATAAAGTATTTGTTGCTGAGTGTGTTCTTGCTGGAGGACATACAGTGAACTGATGAGCAGTCTGGGGCCTAGGTTCCTTACTTGTCCCATTCGTCAGTTTCCTCTGTTACCCTGCTTGCTCTGTGTGGTTTTGGAGGGGTGTGGAAAGAGGCAGAACATTCATTCACTTTCCTGCCTTCCTCTGCACCAGCTAAAAAGTTTGCAGAGACCCAACCTAAAAAGGACACACCACGGAAAGAGAAGGGTTCACGGGAAGAGAAGCAGAAGCCCCAGGCTGAgcggaaggaggagaaaaaggcagCTGCCCCTGCTCCTGAGGAGGAGATGGATGAATGTGAGCAGGCGCTGGCTGCTGAGCCCAAGGCCAAGGACCCCTTCGCTCACCTGCCCAAGAGGTAAGgatattggagggtggagggtgtggGACCAAAGAAGGCCTGTTCTCACCTCTGTATGTCCCCCCTCACACACAGCTAGAGCCAGAATTTTAGGTTGTCCATATAAAGTTAAAGGTATATTTTAGTTGCA
Coding sequences within:
- the EEF1G gene encoding elongation factor 1-gamma, whose amino-acid sequence is MAAGTLYTYPENWRAFKALIAAQYSGAQVRVLSAPPHFHFGQTNRTPEFLRKFPAGKVPAFEGDDGFCVFESNAIAYYVSNEELRGSTPEAAAQVVQWVSFADSDIVPPASTWVFPTLGIMHHNKQATENAKEEVRRILGLLDAYLKTRTFLVGERVTLADITVVCTLLWLYKQVLEPSFRQAFPNTNRWFLTCINQPQFRAVLGEVKLCEKMAQFDAKKFAETQPKKDTPRKEKGSREEKQKPQAERKEEKKAAAPAPEEEMDECEQALAAEPKAKDPFAHLPKSTFVLDEFKRKYSNEDTLSVALPYFWEHFDKDGWSLWYSEYRFPEELTQTFMSCNLITGMFQRLDKLRKNAFASVILFGTNNSSSISGVWVLRGQELAFPLSPDWQVDYESYTWRKLDPGSEETQTLVREYFSWEGAFQHVGKAFNQGKIFK